Proteins encoded by one window of Neptunomonas phycophila:
- a CDS encoding OsmC domain/YcaO domain-containing protein, which produces MEINVNFLDNLRLEAKFDDFTVIADQPIRYKGDGSAPSPFDYFLASSALCAAYFVKVYCAARDIPTEGIRLSQNNIVDPENRYNQIFQIQVELPESISEKDKTGILRSIERCTVKKVVQEGPEFAIETVENLDADTSIMAMKMPEGDANTMILGKDLPLEKTIANMTQLLADLGMKIEIASWRNIVPNVWSLHIRDAASPMCFTNGKGATKESALCSALGEFIERASCNFFYNDQYFGEDIANSEFVHYPREKWFALPEDDSLPEGLLDDYCLDIFDPDGELAASNLVDTNSGNVDRGICAIPYVRQSDQQEVYFPSNLIENLFLSNGMSAGNNLNEAKVQCLSEIFERAVKKQIIEEEIVLPDVPPSVLAKYPHILEGIKGLEENGFPVVVKDASLGGQFPVMCVTLMNPRTGGVFASFGAHPSFEVALERSLTELLQGRSFEGLNDVPAPTFNSLEVSEPNNFVEHFIDSTGVISWKFFSAKHDYEFCEWDFSGTTEEENARLMSILHDMGKEVYIAVFDELGAAACRILVPGYSEVYPVEDLIWDNTNKSLYFREDILNIHTLDDEALQDLVERLEESELDNYSDIRTLIGIEFDENTPWGQLDIGELKLLIYLALQNYEEAKERVSAFLSYNNNTVERGLFYQAVNAVLDIMLDDELVLEDYLPNMTRMFGAERMENVVGTVNGDVKFYGLTPTNMQLEGLDRHLRLIESYKKLHAFRAAKASA; this is translated from the coding sequence ATGGAAATCAACGTTAATTTTTTAGACAACCTCCGACTCGAAGCAAAGTTTGATGATTTTACGGTGATTGCCGATCAGCCTATTCGTTATAAAGGTGACGGTTCAGCCCCTAGCCCTTTTGATTACTTCTTAGCGTCGTCTGCCTTATGTGCCGCCTATTTTGTCAAGGTGTACTGCGCGGCGCGTGACATCCCCACTGAAGGGATTCGCCTTTCGCAGAATAATATTGTTGATCCGGAAAATCGTTATAACCAGATTTTTCAGATTCAGGTCGAACTCCCCGAGTCTATTTCCGAAAAAGATAAAACAGGTATCTTGCGGTCAATTGAGCGATGCACTGTAAAAAAAGTGGTACAAGAAGGCCCTGAGTTTGCGATCGAGACGGTAGAAAATTTAGACGCGGATACCTCAATTATGGCAATGAAAATGCCAGAGGGTGACGCCAATACGATGATCTTAGGTAAAGATCTTCCGCTTGAAAAAACCATTGCTAATATGACGCAATTGCTAGCTGATTTGGGCATGAAGATCGAGATAGCTTCGTGGCGCAATATTGTGCCCAATGTATGGTCGTTACATATTCGCGATGCCGCTTCCCCCATGTGTTTTACCAATGGTAAGGGCGCAACTAAAGAAAGCGCGTTGTGTTCGGCGTTAGGGGAGTTTATCGAGCGCGCGAGTTGTAACTTCTTTTATAACGACCAATATTTTGGTGAAGACATCGCTAACAGTGAGTTTGTGCATTATCCGCGAGAAAAGTGGTTTGCATTGCCCGAAGACGACTCTCTACCTGAGGGTTTATTGGATGACTATTGCCTCGATATTTTTGATCCCGATGGTGAGTTGGCGGCTTCTAACCTCGTCGATACCAACTCGGGTAACGTGGATCGCGGCATTTGTGCCATTCCTTATGTGCGCCAGTCTGATCAACAGGAAGTCTATTTTCCATCCAACCTGATCGAGAACCTGTTCCTTAGTAACGGCATGAGCGCGGGCAACAATTTAAATGAAGCAAAGGTGCAGTGCTTATCCGAGATTTTTGAGCGAGCGGTTAAAAAGCAAATTATTGAAGAAGAAATCGTTCTGCCTGATGTACCGCCTTCTGTACTGGCCAAGTACCCTCATATCCTTGAAGGGATTAAAGGGTTAGAAGAGAACGGCTTCCCGGTCGTTGTTAAAGATGCCTCGTTGGGCGGTCAGTTTCCGGTGATGTGCGTGACGCTGATGAATCCGCGAACGGGCGGAGTATTTGCGTCATTTGGTGCGCACCCTAGCTTTGAGGTCGCGCTAGAGCGCAGTTTAACTGAATTGCTACAAGGGCGTAGTTTTGAAGGCTTAAATGATGTGCCAGCCCCTACATTCAATAGTTTGGAAGTCAGCGAACCCAATAACTTCGTTGAACACTTTATCGACTCAACAGGTGTTATCTCGTGGAAGTTCTTTAGCGCTAAGCATGATTATGAGTTTTGCGAGTGGGATTTCTCAGGAACCACAGAAGAAGAAAACGCTCGGTTGATGAGCATACTCCATGATATGGGCAAAGAAGTGTACATCGCTGTGTTTGATGAGCTAGGCGCAGCGGCGTGCCGTATCTTGGTACCTGGTTATTCTGAGGTGTATCCTGTTGAGGACCTGATTTGGGATAACACCAATAAATCGCTGTATTTCCGTGAAGATATACTCAACATCCACACTTTAGATGACGAGGCTTTGCAAGATCTAGTCGAGCGTTTAGAAGAAAGTGAGCTGGATAATTATTCGGATATTCGCACACTGATTGGCATCGAATTTGACGAAAATACCCCGTGGGGGCAATTAGATATTGGCGAGTTAAAGTTGCTGATTTATCTAGCGCTGCAAAACTACGAAGAAGCGAAAGAGCGGGTATCGGCTTTTCTTAGCTATAACAACAACACCGTAGAACGGGGCTTGTTTTATCAGGCAGTGAATGCGGTTTTGGATATTATGCTGGACGATGAGCTTGTACTGGAAGACTACCTCCCTAACATGACGCGTATGTTTGGCGCTGAGCGCATGGAGAATGTGGTCGGTACGGTGAACGGCGATGTGAAGTTCTATGGGTTAACTCCTACCAACATGCAGTTGGAAGGGCTAGATCGTCACTTGCGGTTAATTGAAAGCTATAAAAAACTACATGCTTTTAGAGCGGCAAAAGCGAGTGCTTAA